The Gracilimonas sp. genome includes a region encoding these proteins:
- a CDS encoding two-component regulator propeller domain-containing protein yields the protein MIIKRFTLLGFFALWLCVAQAQKYNIKTYSVNDGLPSSQVYDIHLSDNGFVWFATAYGLVKFDGFEFETYDKKNGLRDEIIYDIFEDSKKRFWVSTETGGVGLLEGDSVRYDPEFSVLDTMLINYVIESPGKEIWFGTDAHGVMVWDGSSFDRITTDTGLPSNQIWDIQFLRENEVWIATMNGVAVYKEEHGIFKSWKKEDGLSGEITYQAFEASDNTIWIPTNSGITLISAQDELTTITEINGQKLGYIYNIAEDDDGLIWIGTERKALYWFDGEDYTHITKKNGLSSNYIYRLIKAADGTIWVATDGNGVSIFKDKQFRFFDKDSGVLSNGVYSLFQDEDGVIWFGKEDGLGSYNEGKFKTYEVPNEIFDEDEIWDIEQLPNGNLLLLTYNYWILEFDGERFFRSSMNEPLMDYYINDIMVEENGDIWIGTGQSLIKYDNGNLEVFNPSEEYWQAYINLIYSDSKGNLWLGTEGGLAKFDGEDFVYFTEEEGLRGSSVYGIKEDFRGNIWIGTNKGLSVIKGFGEEGSSVEIEVFEPDEIFLPETISLLFDDNGGLWQGTNGGLNYYDVEQWYKSGTMNKVHFALREYGKGLEFNGAAALAAADGYLWFGTASNGLLQYKSEKPPTSIHRKSPSTFIRKVYVNERKVYDQSTTSDDFNGLKLKHNQNNVEIEYGAVNYKDPYRMFYRYRLNGFEEKWNTGYDKREAVYTNLSPGEYSFEVMSKSPASDWSNQAAAITIEIAKPFWLSGWFILLCVVTGGGIIFFTVQVYVNIVEKRKLKELVDEQTADLKEALSEKEVLLKEVHHRVKNNMAVVSGLLDLQSWKMDDGHAKLALENSKLRIQTMSSIHEKLYQNKDLSKIDFKTFAEDLVRNVASSLKGDDKEVTVDLDIEEGSISVNSAIPCGLILNEALSNCYEHAFKETDKGSIKVFFRSINEHEYKLEVKDDGIGIPEQLINSKLSTLGLTLINSLVSQIKGTVEYKNEKGTTISIVIPK from the coding sequence TTGATTATTAAGCGGTTTACATTATTAGGGTTTTTTGCACTTTGGCTTTGTGTAGCCCAAGCTCAAAAATATAATATAAAAACCTACTCGGTTAACGACGGCCTTCCATCCAGTCAGGTTTATGATATTCACTTGAGTGACAATGGATTCGTATGGTTCGCAACGGCCTATGGCCTGGTGAAGTTTGATGGGTTCGAATTTGAAACTTATGATAAAAAAAATGGGCTCAGAGATGAAATTATCTATGATATCTTTGAAGATTCAAAAAAAAGATTCTGGGTATCTACTGAAACAGGAGGAGTTGGATTATTAGAGGGGGATTCTGTTAGATACGATCCGGAATTTTCGGTGTTGGATACCATGCTGATAAATTATGTGATTGAGTCACCGGGCAAAGAAATCTGGTTCGGCACCGATGCACATGGAGTGATGGTTTGGGATGGTTCGTCTTTCGATAGAATAACAACAGACACAGGGCTTCCAAGTAATCAAATTTGGGATATTCAATTCCTAAGAGAAAACGAGGTCTGGATTGCAACGATGAATGGGGTGGCTGTTTATAAAGAAGAACACGGTATTTTTAAATCCTGGAAAAAAGAAGATGGGTTAAGCGGAGAGATTACATACCAGGCTTTTGAGGCTTCTGATAATACGATTTGGATCCCGACCAATTCAGGCATAACACTTATAAGTGCACAGGATGAGCTGACTACCATCACGGAAATCAATGGTCAGAAACTGGGATATATATACAATATTGCTGAAGATGATGATGGGTTGATTTGGATAGGAACCGAGCGGAAAGCGTTATACTGGTTTGATGGAGAAGATTATACCCACATCACCAAAAAAAATGGATTGAGCAGTAACTATATCTACCGTCTGATTAAAGCAGCTGATGGCACCATTTGGGTTGCAACAGATGGAAATGGAGTAAGTATTTTTAAAGACAAGCAATTCAGGTTTTTTGATAAAGATAGCGGAGTTCTTTCGAATGGAGTTTATAGCCTTTTCCAGGATGAAGATGGTGTAATCTGGTTTGGTAAAGAAGACGGACTTGGAAGCTATAATGAAGGGAAATTTAAAACTTATGAGGTACCCAACGAAATCTTTGATGAGGATGAAATTTGGGATATCGAGCAACTGCCCAACGGGAACCTGTTATTACTAACCTATAACTACTGGATTCTCGAATTTGACGGGGAGAGGTTTTTCCGTTCATCCATGAATGAACCGCTGATGGATTATTATATCAATGATATCATGGTGGAGGAGAATGGTGATATTTGGATAGGTACCGGTCAATCTTTGATTAAATATGACAACGGAAATCTTGAGGTTTTTAATCCAAGCGAGGAGTACTGGCAAGCATACATCAACCTGATTTATAGTGACAGCAAAGGAAATTTGTGGTTGGGAACAGAAGGAGGGCTTGCAAAATTTGATGGCGAAGATTTTGTTTATTTTACTGAAGAAGAGGGTTTAAGAGGTTCCAGTGTATATGGGATAAAAGAAGACTTCAGAGGGAATATCTGGATCGGAACTAATAAAGGTCTTTCTGTTATTAAGGGTTTTGGAGAAGAGGGTTCATCGGTAGAAATAGAAGTTTTTGAACCAGATGAAATCTTTTTACCTGAAACAATATCTCTGCTTTTTGATGATAATGGAGGACTTTGGCAGGGAACCAATGGCGGTCTAAATTATTATGATGTAGAACAGTGGTATAAGAGCGGAACCATGAATAAAGTGCACTTTGCACTTAGGGAATATGGAAAGGGGTTGGAATTTAATGGGGCAGCCGCATTGGCAGCAGCAGACGGGTACCTGTGGTTTGGAACTGCTTCGAACGGTCTGTTACAATATAAATCCGAGAAGCCACCAACCTCCATTCACAGAAAATCTCCATCAACTTTTATAAGAAAGGTTTATGTAAACGAAAGAAAAGTATATGACCAAAGCACTACATCTGACGATTTCAATGGACTTAAACTGAAGCACAACCAAAATAATGTTGAAATAGAATATGGAGCGGTAAACTATAAAGATCCTTACCGAATGTTCTATCGGTATAGATTGAACGGATTTGAAGAGAAATGGAATACCGGCTACGATAAAAGAGAGGCTGTATATACGAATCTGAGCCCGGGAGAATATTCCTTTGAGGTCATGTCGAAGTCTCCCGCATCGGATTGGAGTAATCAGGCCGCTGCTATTACTATAGAAATAGCTAAACCTTTTTGGTTAAGTGGCTGGTTTATCCTTTTATGCGTAGTTACCGGCGGAGGAATCATCTTTTTTACTGTTCAGGTATATGTAAACATCGTTGAAAAGAGAAAATTAAAGGAACTTGTTGATGAACAAACAGCTGATTTGAAAGAGGCTCTTTCTGAAAAAGAAGTACTTCTTAAGGAAGTTCATCACAGGGTTAAGAACAATATGGCTGTAGTTTCAGGTTTGCTGGATTTGCAAAGTTGGAAGATGGATGATGGGCATGCAAAATTAGCTTTAGAGAATAGCAAGCTACGAATACAAACAATGTCTTCTATCCATGAAAAGCTATATCAGAATAAGGACCTTTCTAAAATTGACTTTAAGACATTTGCAGAGGATTTGGTGCGAAATGTCGCAAGCTCTCTTAAAGGGGATGATAAGGAAGTAACAGTTGATTTAGATATTGAGGAGGGGAGTATTAGTGTAAATTCCGCTATCCCATGTGGTCTCATTCTGAATGAAGCCTTGAGTAATTGTTATGAACATGCTTTTAAGGAAACCGATAAGGGGAGTATTAAAGTCTTCTTCCGGTCGATTAATGAGCATGAGTATAAGTTGGAAGTGAAGGATGATGGAATTGGTATTCCTGAACAGCTGATCAATTCTAAATTGTCTACGCTTGGGCTTACACTCATCAACTCATTGGTTTCACAAATAAAAGGAACTGTTGAATACAAAAATGAAAAAGGGACCACTATCAGCATAGTGATCCCTAAATAA
- a CDS encoding enoyl-CoA hydratase/isomerase family protein: MSEQNGAVNLTINNNIGTIEFYHPKGNSLPGAILRKLAQTITEAGENDDIRVLVIQSRGDGAFCAGASFDELIAIDDYDTGKEFFMGFALVLNAMRTCPKLIIVRVHGKTVGGGVGIAAAGDYTFAEEKADIKLSELALGIGPFVVGPAVERKVGKSAFSALSIDATNWYDAEWALENGLFNKIFGSTYDLDQAVRTLASELAKSSPEAMKNLKAVLWKGTEDWDLLLEQRAEISGRLVLSDFTKNFIKKFKSK; encoded by the coding sequence ATGTCAGAACAGAACGGAGCAGTAAATCTCACTATCAACAACAACATTGGGACTATTGAGTTCTACCACCCCAAAGGGAATTCTTTACCCGGAGCCATCCTCAGAAAATTGGCACAGACTATCACCGAGGCAGGCGAGAATGATGATATCAGGGTTCTTGTAATCCAAAGTCGCGGTGACGGAGCTTTTTGCGCCGGTGCATCTTTTGACGAGCTCATTGCCATCGATGACTACGATACAGGGAAAGAATTCTTCATGGGATTTGCCCTGGTTTTAAATGCCATGCGTACCTGCCCGAAGCTCATCATCGTGAGAGTTCATGGTAAAACTGTAGGCGGTGGAGTTGGGATTGCTGCAGCCGGAGATTATACCTTTGCCGAAGAAAAAGCAGATATCAAACTGAGCGAACTTGCACTCGGCATCGGGCCGTTTGTAGTTGGTCCGGCCGTTGAGCGGAAGGTTGGCAAGAGTGCTTTTTCAGCTCTTTCTATTGACGCCACTAACTGGTACGATGCGGAATGGGCGCTGGAGAATGGCTTATTCAACAAAATTTTCGGTTCTACTTACGATCTGGACCAGGCTGTAAGGACATTAGCTTCCGAATTAGCCAAAAGCAGCCCTGAAGCCATGAAAAATCTGAAAGCCGTTCTCTGGAAAGGAACCGAAGACTGGGATTTACTGCTTGAACAACGGGCTGAAATCAGCGGTCGATTGGTGCTGTCTGATTTCACCAAAAACTTCATCAAGAAGTTCAAATCTAAATAA
- the paaZ gene encoding phenylacetic acid degradation bifunctional protein PaaZ has product MKEQETRNQIRVTSYIKGEWLNEGAETDLVSAVTNEPVAQMVEAEIDYKSALEYARTVGGPKLREMSIHERAFKIKFLGQYLMERKEKYYEISTHTGATRKDSWIDIEGGLITAFGISSKSRRELSDLPWHVEGDTERLSRKGTFMGQHICVPRHGVAVHINAFNFPVWGMLEKLAPAIIAGMPVIVKPAPTGSYLAWEVFKDMIEADILPEGSVQFIAADKPGDLLDHLISQDMVAFTGSAVTGKKLKAHPNIIANNVPFNLEADSLNCSILGEDVTPEMEEFKLFIREVSNEMTVKTGQKCTAIRRTIVPENLVDDVIEALKARLEKTTIGHPAEKETRMGPLASNLQAERFEEQLQQLSEITETVYASTGKQNGAFTNPRVLVCHKPMQVDDIHRLEAFGPMTTVMPYKNTQEAIDLANKANGSLVGSLFTADDEIAQEVALGCAPYHGRFMVINRNSAEESTGHGSPIASLVHGGPGHAGGGEELGGARAVLHNMQRVALQGSPTTLRNIVNQHIKGAETEESDKHPFQKYFEELKIGEALTTDKRTVTDKDVEEFAELSGDHFYAHTDPEAASRSLFGKIVAHGYFVLSATAGLFVDPDEGPVMLNYGLENLRFVAPVAPGDTIQAKLILKRKNVRQQKKDDPFPFGVVYWDVEVTNQENVVVAEYTILTLMKRKNKLPIDEQ; this is encoded by the coding sequence ATGAAAGAACAAGAAACCAGAAACCAAATACGAGTTACCAGCTACATTAAAGGCGAATGGCTCAATGAAGGTGCAGAAACTGACCTGGTTAGTGCCGTAACTAACGAGCCGGTTGCCCAAATGGTGGAAGCCGAGATTGATTACAAGTCAGCGCTGGAGTATGCACGTACAGTGGGCGGACCAAAACTCCGCGAGATGAGTATCCACGAGCGGGCCTTCAAGATTAAATTTCTTGGGCAGTATTTGATGGAGCGAAAGGAGAAGTATTATGAAATCTCTACCCATACAGGCGCCACCCGCAAAGATTCCTGGATTGATATTGAAGGGGGGCTGATTACCGCTTTTGGCATTTCCAGTAAATCACGCCGGGAACTTTCGGACCTGCCCTGGCATGTGGAAGGTGACACTGAACGACTTTCCCGCAAAGGCACCTTCATGGGGCAACATATTTGCGTTCCTCGTCACGGAGTGGCCGTTCACATCAATGCATTTAATTTTCCGGTTTGGGGAATGCTGGAGAAATTGGCACCAGCCATCATTGCCGGTATGCCCGTTATCGTAAAGCCGGCTCCCACTGGTTCTTATCTTGCCTGGGAAGTTTTCAAAGATATGATAGAGGCGGACATCCTTCCGGAAGGATCTGTTCAATTTATTGCCGCAGATAAGCCTGGCGATTTATTGGATCACCTGATTAGCCAAGACATGGTGGCGTTCACCGGATCAGCCGTCACTGGAAAAAAACTGAAGGCACATCCCAATATCATCGCAAACAACGTGCCTTTTAACCTGGAGGCCGATTCACTCAATTGCTCTATTCTTGGGGAAGATGTAACGCCCGAGATGGAAGAATTTAAACTTTTCATCAGGGAAGTATCGAATGAAATGACCGTTAAAACCGGGCAAAAATGTACGGCCATCCGGCGGACCATTGTTCCTGAGAATTTGGTTGATGATGTCATTGAAGCACTGAAAGCCCGGCTGGAGAAAACAACAATAGGTCACCCTGCTGAGAAGGAAACACGGATGGGCCCTTTGGCCAGCAACCTTCAGGCTGAACGTTTTGAAGAACAGCTACAGCAGCTATCAGAGATTACAGAAACGGTGTATGCTTCAACCGGTAAACAAAATGGTGCTTTTACTAACCCAAGAGTACTTGTTTGTCACAAGCCCATGCAGGTTGATGACATTCACCGGCTAGAGGCTTTCGGCCCAATGACAACCGTCATGCCTTACAAGAACACGCAGGAGGCCATCGACCTTGCCAATAAAGCAAATGGCTCACTCGTGGGCTCTCTTTTTACCGCTGATGATGAAATTGCGCAAGAGGTTGCCCTGGGATGCGCTCCTTACCACGGGCGTTTTATGGTGATCAACCGGAACTCCGCCGAGGAGTCTACCGGACATGGATCACCCATAGCCTCCCTTGTGCATGGTGGACCCGGACATGCCGGTGGCGGTGAAGAGCTGGGTGGGGCACGTGCTGTGCTTCATAACATGCAGCGGGTTGCCTTACAGGGATCGCCTACTACTCTTCGAAATATTGTTAATCAACACATCAAAGGAGCTGAAACCGAGGAATCGGATAAGCATCCCTTCCAGAAGTACTTTGAAGAGCTTAAGATCGGCGAAGCTTTAACCACTGATAAGCGAACTGTTACTGATAAAGACGTTGAAGAATTTGCAGAATTAAGCGGAGATCATTTTTATGCACACACCGATCCTGAAGCTGCATCCCGGTCTCTGTTTGGCAAGATTGTAGCCCATGGCTATTTCGTACTTTCAGCTACAGCAGGTTTGTTTGTTGATCCCGATGAAGGTCCGGTGATGCTTAATTATGGCCTGGAAAATCTACGGTTCGTGGCTCCAGTTGCCCCAGGCGATACCATTCAGGCTAAATTGATCCTTAAACGAAAGAATGTCCGCCAGCAAAAGAAAGATGATCCATTTCCTTTCGGAGTGGTTTATTGGGATGTGGAAGTAACAAATCAGGAGAATGTCGTTGTTGCGGAATACACTATTTTGACTCTTATGAAGAGGAAAAACAAATTACCTATAGACGAACAGTAA
- a CDS encoding four helix bundle protein, producing MSYRNQEIWKLAKEQSNRIHKMTFSLPKFEQFETASQIRRSSKSVRSNIVEGYGRRRYTQEYIRFLIFALASNDETRDHLDSLFETKSLNNEAFYKELIELNDKLGRKLNLFIQSVERSQK from the coding sequence ATGAGCTATAGAAATCAAGAAATTTGGAAGCTGGCTAAAGAACAATCTAATAGGATTCACAAAATGACCTTTTCTTTACCAAAATTCGAACAGTTTGAAACTGCCAGTCAAATTCGTCGATCTTCAAAATCGGTAAGATCAAATATTGTAGAGGGTTATGGAAGAAGAAGATATACTCAGGAGTATATTCGGTTTCTTATTTTTGCATTAGCTTCTAACGATGAAACACGGGATCACCTTGATTCTCTATTCGAAACCAAATCTTTAAATAATGAAGCCTTTTACAAAGAGCTCATTGAGCTTAATGACAAGCTTGGAAGAAAATTGAATCTTTTTATTCAATCTGTTGAAAGATCACAAAAGTAA
- a CDS encoding transferase hexapeptide repeat family protein has protein sequence MAIYEFNSFKPVVHKSAFVHPQAAVTGNVIIGKDVYIGPGAAIRGDWGKIVIKDGCNVQENCTIHMFPGVTVTLEESAHVGHGAIIHGAHLGKNCLIGMNAVIMDNVKIGKESIVGALAFVPEGMEIPDRKVVVGNPAKIVKDVTDEMAAWKSKGTELYQQLPGELHETLKECKPLREVPEDREVQQMGYETWGNSKLDS, from the coding sequence ATGGCAATTTATGAGTTTAATAGCTTCAAACCAGTCGTTCACAAATCGGCTTTTGTGCATCCTCAGGCAGCGGTAACAGGCAATGTGATTATAGGGAAAGATGTGTACATAGGTCCGGGTGCGGCTATTCGTGGTGATTGGGGTAAAATCGTTATCAAAGATGGTTGCAATGTTCAGGAGAACTGTACCATCCATATGTTTCCCGGCGTGACGGTTACCTTAGAAGAAAGCGCCCATGTGGGACACGGAGCTATCATTCATGGAGCGCATCTCGGGAAGAACTGCCTGATTGGAATGAATGCTGTCATCATGGATAACGTGAAAATTGGAAAAGAATCCATAGTAGGGGCATTAGCTTTTGTGCCGGAAGGAATGGAAATTCCAGACCGGAAAGTTGTTGTGGGGAATCCTGCAAAAATCGTTAAAGATGTGACGGATGAAATGGCGGCCTGGAAATCAAAAGGAACTGAATTATATCAGCAACTGCCGGGCGAACTTCATGAGACTCTGAAAGAATGTAAACCGTTGCGGGAAGTCCCTGAAGATCGGGAAGTCCAACAGATGGGATATGAGACGTGGGGGAACTCGAAACTGGATTCTTGA